A region from the Sphaerodactylus townsendi isolate TG3544 linkage group LG01, MPM_Stown_v2.3, whole genome shotgun sequence genome encodes:
- the RD3 gene encoding protein RD3: protein MSLTSWFKWNEPPRRMSQRSPTEMVVETLMMELDWQIKEAEKQQRDRENEYRKIKTGVDYSWLISYQKHSYDISPGERLQLEDLCSKICPSYCGPVIIRFRQLIAEYEPEATEVSRLFRSALHDVIEKMKEEEAANKLARQWNTKHKTSLSLTNFRSRSRISPFSSDIKTISEDVERGTDPTRRVWSMPEFRSTRDY, encoded by the exons ATGTCGCTGACTTCTTGGTTCAAGTGGAATGAACCTCCAAGACGAATGTCCCAAAGGAGTCCCACAGAAATGGTGGTGGAAACCCTTATGATGGAGCTGGACTGGCAAATCAAGGAAGCTGAGAAACAGCAGCGGGACAGAGAGAATGAGTACCGCAAGATAAAGACAGGTGTGGACTATAGTTGGCTGATCAGCTATCAGAAGCACAGCTATGATATCAGTCCAGGGGAACGTCTGCAACTGGAGGACTTGTGTTCCAAAATATGCCCTTCATACTGTGGTCCTGTTATTATCAG ATTCCGGCAACTCATTGCTGAATATGAACCAGAAGCAACAGAAGTATCTCGGCTGTTCCGTTCTGCTCTCCATGATGTTATTGAGAAAATGAAAGAGGAAGAAGCGGCAAATAAGCTTGCCAGGCAGTGGAACACAAAGCACAAAACCAGCCTTTCCCTCACAAATTTCAGGTCCCGTTCCAGAATTTCCCCATTCAGCAGTGACATCAAGACCATTTCAGAAGATGTTGAGAGGGGCACTGATCCAACCAGGAGAGTATGGAGCATGCCAGAGTTCAGGAGTACGAGGGATTACTGA